In Mycobacterium sp. ITM-2016-00317, the genomic window ATCCGCGCCGCCGGCGCCAAGGCGGGGCTGGCGGTCAAACCGGGCACGCCGCTGGAGCCCTATCTGGAGATCCTGCGCGAGTTCGACACCCTTCTGGTGATGTCGGTCGAACCCGGCTTCGGCGGGCAGAAGTTCATCGCCGAGGTGCTGCCGAAGGTCGGCACCGCGCGGCGGCTGGTGGACGCGGGGGAGTTGACCATCCTCATCGAGATCGACGGCGGCATCAACGCCGACACCATCGAGGCCGCGGCCGAAGCCGGGGTGGACTGCTTCGTGGCCGGGTCCGCGGTCTACAGCGCGGAGGATCCCGCCGCGGCGGTCCAGGCACTGCGCAGGCAGGCCGCGTCGGCATCCAGACACCTGACGCTGTGAACCTCGACGCCGCGATGGCCGCGGCCATCGAGCAGGCCGAGAAGGTCAAGGGCAGGACCTATCCGAATCCTCCTGTGGGAGCGGTGATCCTGGACCAGGACGGTGCCGTCGCCGGGGTCGGCGCGACAGCGCCGCCGGGCGGCCCGCACGCCGAGGTGGTCGCGTTGCGCCGGGCCGGGCAACGCGCCGCCGGCGGCACCGCGGTGGTCACGCTGGAGCCCTGCAACCATTTCGGCCGCACCCCGCCGTGTGTCGACGCGCTGCTCGCGGCCGGAGTGGCCGAGGTGGCCTTCGGCGTCGCCGACCCGAACCCGGTGGCCGCGGGCGGGGCGGCGCGGCTGGCCGAGGCCGGTGTGAAGGTGAGCGCGGGGGTGCTGTCCGCCGCGGTCGCCGGCGGTCCGCTGCGTGAGTGGCTGCACAAACAGCGCACCGGATTGCCGCATGTCACATGGAAATTCGCCACCAGCGTGGACGGGCGCAGTGCGGCCGCCGACGGCACCAGCCAGTGGATCACCAGCGAGGCCGCCCGCGCGGACGTGCACCGCCGCCGGGCCGCCGCCGACGCGATCGTGGTGGGCACCGGGACGGTGTTCGTCGACGACCCGACGCTGACCGCGCGGCGACCCGACGGCAGTCTGGCCGACCACCAACCGTTGCGCGTCGTGGTCGGTGAGCGCGAGATCTCGCCTGACGCAGCGGTTCTCAACGACGACTCGCGGACGATGGTGATCCGCACCCGTGACCCGCTCGAGGTGGTCAAGGCGCTGTCGGACCGCACGGACGTGCTCGTCGAGGGCGGCCCCACCCTGGCCGGTGCGTTCTTGCGGGCCGGGGCGATCGACCGCATCCTGGCCTACGTGGCGCCGATCCTGCTCGGCGGCCCGGTCACCGCGGTCGACGATGTCGGCGTGCTCAGCATCGCCCAGGCGCAGCGCTGGCGCTTCGACGGCGTGACCCCGGTGGGCCCCGACGTGTTGCTCAGCCTCACCCCTGTGTAGTCCGGCTTAGGTTGTTATCCAATCGTTTTCACATGTTCATCTGGCGTCTGCGTGCGCGGCGTCACATGCGTCGCAGCGCGCGTGGCGGTCCCGGAGTCACCGGCTCTCGGTAGACTGGTCGGGAATTCGCGCTTTCACCGATGAGTTGCGCATGAAAGCACGAGCAAAGGAAAACAACCATGACTGCACTGCAGGACTGGATCAGTAACAACCCTGTGGACACCCTCACCGCCGCGATCCGAGATGTCTGGCGGGACCTGACCTCCGACGCCGACGACCAGGGCGCCGACCAGGCCGAAGAGCCTCAGCTGATGGGCCGCGGACTCGAGCGCTGCTGAGCCTCGTCCGCCGGCTCCTCGGCGTGTTCGTTCCTGCCCGCGATCAGCAGACCCAGCACCGCTCCGACCACGCACACCACCGCGGTGATCGTGAAGATCTCGCCGTACTGCAACACGTAGGCCTCGGTCATCGCCTGTTCCACCCGTTTGCCCTGGGCAACGAGCATGTCGGTGGGTGAGGTGTTCGGCGGCAGTGGGATCGCGGCCAGTCGTTCTGCTTGGAACTGGCTGAAGCGGTACAGACCCCACGCCGACAGCGCCGCGATACCGATCAGCATGCCGATCATGCGGGCGACCACCACCGACGCCGACGCGATGCCGTGCTGGGCGGCCGGAACCACCCGCAGGGTCGCTGAGGTCAGCGGGCCGATGACCAGGCCCAGCCCCAGCCCGGCGACCGCGAGGTCGCTGTCGAAGGTGGGCAGCTGCACGAACCCCAGGTCGTGGTGCGCGGTCAACACGTCGATGGTCCAGTGCGAGATCAGCCAGTAGCCGGCGGCGGCGATCATCAGGCCGGCGAACGCGACAATGCGGTCGCCGATCCTGGTGGCCAGCCAGCCGCCCAGCAGCGCGCCGACCGGCAGTGCGCCGAGGAACCAGAGCAGCATGAAGACCGCTTCGCTCTGCTCCTTACGGAGCACCCCCTGCGCGAACAGCTCGATGTTGACCAGCGTCACCATCAGCGCTGCGCCAGCACACAGCGAGGCACCCAGGCCCGCCAGGAACGGCCGGAACCGCACCCCGGCGGGTTCGATGAGCCGGGTGGTGGCGAACTTCTCCCACACGAAGAACGCGACGGCGGCGACGGCTGCGGCGGCCAGCACCGGCAGGCCGTAGCTCGGCAGCATCTGCTTGCCGTCGGGTGTCTGGTTGTAGAGCCCGACGACGGCGAGGCCCAGTGCCAGTGCGAGCAGGAGCCCGCCCACCACGTCGACCTTCTCCGTCGGTGCGTCCTTGGCCCGGCCGGGCAGGCTGAAGTGGATCATCAGCATCGCGAGCGCCGCCAACGGCACGTTGACCCAGAACACCGCCTGCCAGTGGGTGAACAGCGCGACCAGCGCGACGCCGTAGAGCGGGCCGAGCACGCTGCCGAGTTCCTGGGCGGCGCCGACCCCGCCGAGGACCGCGGCACGGTTGCGGCTGACCCACAGGTCCGCCGCCAGGGCCAGGGTGACGGGCAGCAGGGCGCCGCTGGCCACGCCCAGGACAGCACGGCCGATGACCATCATCACGAGGTCGGTGGACAGTGCGGTGATGACCGAGCCGACGGCGAAGGTGGCCAGGCTGGCCTGGATCAGGATCTTGCGCCCGAACTTGTCCGACGCACGGCCCAGCAGCGGCATCGCCGCGATGTAGCCCAGCAGGTAACTCGTGATGATCGGCGTGACCCGTTGGATCTCGTTGATCGCGATGCCGACGTCGAACATGATGTCTCGGATGATCGAGATGACGACGTAGGTGTCGAGCGCGCCGAGCATCACCGCCAGGCTGCCCGCGCTGATCGCCATCCACCGATTGGTGGTGCCGGGGCCCGCCGACGGGCCCGCGGTCTCCGCGATGGGGGTGCGGTGCATCACACCGCGGGTTTGTCGACGGTGACCGGCTCGCCCCACTTGGACAGCGTCATCGTCACGCTGTTACCCGGGGTGGGCTCCAGGCGGGCCTGCATCAGCTCGTGCGCGCCCTCCTCGGCGATCCACGCGGTGCCCGGCACCGGGCCGGTGGCGGCGATCTGCGGGGCGATCTTGTTGACCGCGTCGGCGCTGACCTGACCGGTGACCCGGACGGTCTGCACGCCCTCGATCGTTTCGCGGCCGTCGGCGGTCGGGTCGGAGAAGTTGGCCAGCACGTTGGCCAGGCCGACGTCCGGGTTCAGGATCGCGGCCACGTCGTAGATGTCGGAGGCGGGACCGAAGTTCGACAGTGCGCCGCCTGCGGTGATCGCGGCGTAGAGATCTCCGTCGGAGACCACGAACTCCACGTCGTTGAGCCGCTGGCCCAGGAAGATGATGTTCGCGGTGCCCTTGGCGGCTACCGCGGGGGCCTGCGTCAGGTCGCCCTCCAGCGACTCGACCGGCAGGTCGGGGATCTGGCCCTGCACGGTCAGCTTCAGGTGCGCGCTGGTCTGCCCCTTGGTGGTCGCGCTGGACTCCGCCAGCAGGGCGGCGGCGTCGGGCAGTTCCTTGCCGGTGTCCTCGGAGGACGAACCGGAACAACCGGCGACCAGTGCGACGGTGGTGAAAAGGGCGGCGAAGATCGCCAACAGGCGGGTCTGCATGCCTGCATCGTAGAGGGTGCGGCGATGTGGATGCGCGGCCCGGGGCCCGCGCGGTCCCCCCGAACTTGCCTCTGAACTGCGAATTCGGTGACTATCGGGGCGCTCAGATGATCGGCGGATCGCCGGGCCGAAGTACGCGCAGCCACCGGTACCCGTACGGATCGAGCGGCATTTCGACGCGACCGTGGGAATCCAGGAAATACTCGCTGCGATCGTCGAGCAGGTCCACCAGCTTCGAATCGGCGGGCACATCACCGAGCTCCAGCGGCACCAGGCAGCCCTCGGCGCCGAAGTTGTGCAGGGCCACCATCGCCCAGCCGGACGGTTCGCGGCAGACGTGTGCCAGCACCGCCGGGTGGGGTTGGTCGAGCACTTCGGGGGTGGACCAACCGATCTCGGGTTGCTGACGGTAGGTGTAGATCAGATCGCGGACGAACCACCAGAAGGACTTGTGGTCGCGGCGCTGGTCGGCGGCGTTCACCCGCTCCGGGCCGTACAGCCCGTCGGGCAGCGGCCGCGTCAGGCGGCGTCTGGCGGCCGTGGAGAATCCGCCGTTGTCCCCGCTGGTCCACTGCATCGGTGTGCGCACCGCCAAACGTCCAGGGACGTCCAGGTTCTCGGCCATCCCGATCTCCTCGCCGTAGAACAGCACCGGGGTCCCGGGCAGCGAGAACGCCAGCGAGT contains:
- the rpe gene encoding ribulose-phosphate 3-epimerase, with product MSGPLAREAKNSPLIAPSILAADFARLADETAAVHGADWLHVDVMDNHFVPNLTLGLPVVESLLKASDIPMDCHLMIENPERWAPPYAEAGAYNVTIHAEATDNPVAVARDIRAAGAKAGLAVKPGTPLEPYLEILREFDTLLVMSVEPGFGGQKFIAEVLPKVGTARRLVDAGELTILIEIDGGINADTIEAAAEAGVDCFVAGSAVYSAEDPAAAVQALRRQAASASRHLTL
- a CDS encoding LppX_LprAFG lipoprotein gives rise to the protein MQTRLLAIFAALFTTVALVAGCSGSSSEDTGKELPDAAALLAESSATTKGQTSAHLKLTVQGQIPDLPVESLEGDLTQAPAVAAKGTANIIFLGQRLNDVEFVVSDGDLYAAITAGGALSNFGPASDIYDVAAILNPDVGLANVLANFSDPTADGRETIEGVQTVRVTGQVSADAVNKIAPQIAATGPVPGTAWIAEEGAHELMQARLEPTPGNSVTMTLSKWGEPVTVDKPAV
- a CDS encoding MFS transporter produces the protein MHRTPIAETAGPSAGPGTTNRWMAISAGSLAVMLGALDTYVVISIIRDIMFDVGIAINEIQRVTPIITSYLLGYIAAMPLLGRASDKFGRKILIQASLATFAVGSVITALSTDLVMMVIGRAVLGVASGALLPVTLALAADLWVSRNRAAVLGGVGAAQELGSVLGPLYGVALVALFTHWQAVFWVNVPLAALAMLMIHFSLPGRAKDAPTEKVDVVGGLLLALALGLAVVGLYNQTPDGKQMLPSYGLPVLAAAAVAAVAFFVWEKFATTRLIEPAGVRFRPFLAGLGASLCAGAALMVTLVNIELFAQGVLRKEQSEAVFMLLWFLGALPVGALLGGWLATRIGDRIVAFAGLMIAAAGYWLISHWTIDVLTAHHDLGFVQLPTFDSDLAVAGLGLGLVIGPLTSATLRVVPAAQHGIASASVVVARMIGMLIGIAALSAWGLYRFSQFQAERLAAIPLPPNTSPTDMLVAQGKRVEQAMTEAYVLQYGEIFTITAVVCVVGAVLGLLIAGRNEHAEEPADEAQQRSSPRPIS
- the ribD gene encoding bifunctional diaminohydroxyphosphoribosylaminopyrimidine deaminase/5-amino-6-(5-phosphoribosylamino)uracil reductase RibD, whose protein sequence is MNLDAAMAAAIEQAEKVKGRTYPNPPVGAVILDQDGAVAGVGATAPPGGPHAEVVALRRAGQRAAGGTAVVTLEPCNHFGRTPPCVDALLAAGVAEVAFGVADPNPVAAGGAARLAEAGVKVSAGVLSAAVAGGPLREWLHKQRTGLPHVTWKFATSVDGRSAAADGTSQWITSEAARADVHRRRAAADAIVVGTGTVFVDDPTLTARRPDGSLADHQPLRVVVGEREISPDAAVLNDDSRTMVIRTRDPLEVVKALSDRTDVLVEGGPTLAGAFLRAGAIDRILAYVAPILLGGPVTAVDDVGVLSIAQAQRWRFDGVTPVGPDVLLSLTPV